One Schistocerca nitens isolate TAMUIC-IGC-003100 chromosome 1, iqSchNite1.1, whole genome shotgun sequence DNA segment encodes these proteins:
- the LOC126196881 gene encoding protein LLP homolog, with the protein MAKSLRSKWKRKMRAVKRERYGQKELARLKNILGINDGSSDANMENISEIVTVADPKSLQAEHPSTSTYSTPPEEEMDHDKKRVYNKKTLRDQYGNYPVWMSSRKIKAIASKNKITKKQKKKAAKKRKKTN; encoded by the exons ATGGCGAAAAGTTTGCGTAGTAAATGGAAAAGGAAAATGAGAGCTGTTAAGAGAGAACGGTATGGTCAGAAGGAGCTGGCCAGACTTAAGAATATTTTAGGCATTAATGATGGAAGCTCAGACGCCAACATGGAAAACATTTCAGAGATTGTAACAG TGGCAGATCCTAAATCATTGCAAGCGGAACATCCCAGTACTTCTACATACAGCACACCCCCAGAAGAGGAAATGGATCATGATAAGAAACGAGTGtacaataagaaaactctcaggGACCAGTATGGTAACTATCCTGTGTGGATGAGTAGTAGAAAGATAAAAGCAATAGCAagcaaaaacaaaataacaaagaaacaaaagaagaaagctgctaagaaaaggaagaagacaaattaa